The Hippoglossus hippoglossus isolate fHipHip1 chromosome 10, fHipHip1.pri, whole genome shotgun sequence DNA segment GGATAAAGAAAAAGAGCGTATCCTTAGGGAAAGACAAATGCACCTAGAACATGAGCGTTTCCTAAAAGAGCTTGAATTTAAGCATGCTGCTTTGAGCTCATCCAGTTCTGCCTCGGCTCAGTTTAATGTAGCGAGCAACATCAGACTAGTACCTCCATTTGCTGAGAAAAATGTTGAGAGGTACTTCGCTCATTTTGAACGAGTGGCTACTGTGTCCGACTGGCCAATACATGCCTGGACATCGCTTTTGCAAAGCGTTCTGGTGGGAAAAGCACAAGACGCTTACACTGCTTTAAACATTGAGGATATCAAGGACTATGAAAAAGTTAAAGGTGCTATTCTAAGAACTTATGAGCTCGTTCCTGAGGCGTACCGCCAGCGTTTTAGAGGCCTCAGTAAGCTGGATGAACAAACTTATGTTGAGTTTGCAAGAGAAAAGGAGATCAGTTTTAGCTCTTGGTGCAAGTCACAGAAGGCGGAAACTAAGGAAGATCTTAGACAATTAGTTCTGCTGGAGGACTTTAAAGATTGTCTGCCTACTGCCGTGTGTACTTATCTCAATCAGCAAGAAGTGACCACTCTTGATAAGGCTGCTGTTCTAGCAGACAAGTTTGTATTGACGCTCAAGGTAAACTTTGATAACGACCAAGGTGAGCGAAAAGGAAGGACTGGTTTTAATAGACCTCGGTTTCCAACCACTTCCTCCACCAGCTCAAAACCTCCTCCCACCGTTTCTACAGCTTTCACTAGAAGATCGGCTACTGTGAGTACTCCATTAGAGAGGACTTGTTTTTATTGCAAGAACAGTGGTCACTTCATTGCAGATTGCCCTGTCTTGAGTAAGAAACAAGAGTCTTATAAGCCTGTTGCCTTactaaaaactgtgaaaaatggTGCTGTCATCCAAAACATCGACCAACCCGCTCAAAAGAGTGAGCTGCCTGGTTCTTCGTCTTTTCTTATGGatggttttgtgtctcttgtCACTGATCCTTCAACCAAGCAACCGATTAAGATTTGGAGAGATAGTGGAGCTTTTCAGTCTTTGATTCTACAGGACCTCCTACCGTTTTCTGACCAGTCTAAGTTGGGTTCCAGTGTCCTCGTCCAAGGGTTTGGTGGGGGGTATCTGTCTCTACCTATGCATAACCTTACCCTTGAAACTGGTCTTGTTTCTGGGGAAGTAGCTGTAGCTGTGTGTTCAAGCATTCCCATTAAAGGGGTGTCCTTCATCTTGGGAAATGACCTAGCCGGTGGTAGGGTGCTTGCGGCTCCTGAGGTTGTTCCTTTTCCTGTAGTGTCAAAATGCCCAGATGATCTTGAGAAGCAATACCCAGAAGCATTCCCTGTCTGTGTCACTACCCGTGCCatgtcaaagaagaagaaacaagaca contains these protein-coding regions:
- the LOC117769809 gene encoding uncharacterized protein LOC117769809, translating into MEAIDDFISAPSEELLCQLTKGQLLSLASHYDIEIASGDKRLKDNLREALKASLAEGGVLKPSALPAYQHQLDLPQMSDAVLEFRLKELAFRELELEDKEKERILRERQMHLEHERFLKELEFKHAALSSSSSASAQFNVASNIRLVPPFAEKNVERYFAHFERVATVSDWPIHAWTSLLQSVLVGKAQDAYTALNIEDIKDYEKVKGAILRTYELVPEAYRQRFRGLSKLDEQTYVEFAREKEISFSSWCKSQKAETKEDLRQLVLLEDFKDCLPTAVCTYLNQQEVTTLDKAAVLADKFVLTLKVNFDNDQGERKGRTGFNRPRFPTTSSTSSKPPPTVSTAFTRRSATNEELQPPADAMESVSAGL